The proteins below are encoded in one region of Triticum aestivum cultivar Chinese Spring chromosome 1B, IWGSC CS RefSeq v2.1, whole genome shotgun sequence:
- the LOC123124219 gene encoding plant UBX domain-containing protein 10 has translation MAETVDDKLAYFQAVTGISDPDLCTEILVANNWDLQLAVSSITGDPSSPEPSTYAPPPPPPLESDSIAYHPPAPAPQQQQQPGIAWRLVTLPFYVVSGGVGLVTGSIRLGVWVASGVLSRSLSLLGLALGGGDRLLELPPSAAEAVDFLAEFEHEFGAGRGPRFVAEGFADALQRAQREYKLLFVYLHSPDHPDTPAFCGGCLCSEPVAAFIDENFVAWGGSIRRTEGFKMSNSLNASRFPFCALVMASTNQRIVLLQQVEGPKSPEEMITILQRVVEECTTSLVAARIEAEERLNNQRLREEQDAAYRAALEADQARERQMREEQERLEREAAEAERKRIEDEEAQARAVQEAAEKEAALARRRQEKAMALGAEPEKGPDITRVLIRFPTGERKERRFHSSATITSIYDYVDSLDCLKAEKYSLVSNFPRVTYGPEKNSQTLVEAGLHPQASLFIEIEQ, from the exons ATGGCCGAGACCGTCGACGACAAGCTCGCCTACTTCCAGGCCGTCACAGGCATCTCCGACCCCGACCTCTGCACCGAGATTCTCGTGGCCAACAACTGGGACCTCCAGCTCGCCGTCTCCTCCATCACCGGCGACCCCTCCTCGCCCGAGCCGTCCACTTAcgccccgccgcccccgcctccgCTGGAGTCCGATTCCATCGCCTACCACCCCCCTGCGCCGgctccgcagcagcagcagcagcccggGATCGCGTGGAGGCTGGTGACGCTCCCCTTCTACGTCGTCTCCGGTGGGGTCGGCCTCGTCACCGGTTCCATCCGTCTCGGTGTCTGGGTCGCAAGCGGCGTGCTGTCCCGATCCCTCTCCCTCCTCGGCCTCGCGCTGGGCGGAGGTGACCGCTTGCTTGAGCTGCCCCCCTCCGCTGCCGAGGCGGTTGACTTCCTGGCCGAGTTCGAGCACGAGTTTGGGGCTGGCCGTGGCCCGCGCTTCGTTGCTGAGGGATTTGCCGACGCGCTGCAGCGTGCACAGCGTGAATACAAGCTTCTCTTCGTGTACCTCCACTCCCCTGACCACCCGGATACCCCAGCATTCTGCGGTGGTTGCCTCTGCTCTGAGCCGGTGGCCGCCTTCATAGATGAGAACTTCGTTGCATGGGGTGGTAGCATCAGAAGGACTGAAGGGTTCAAGATGAGCAACAGCCTGAACGCATCACGCTTCCCGTTTTGTGCGCTAGTCATGGCATCTACGAACCAGAGAATTGTGCTGTTGCAGCAG GTTGAGGGGCCCAAATCACCTGAAGAAATGATAACAATTCTTCAGAGAGTTGTTGAAGAATGCACTACGTCCCTTGTTGCTGCCAGGATTGAAGCTGAAGAAAGACTAAACAATCAACGTTTGCGTGAGGAACAAGATGCTGCTTACAGAGCTGCACTTGAAGCTGATCAG GCCAGGGAACGCCAGATGAGAGAGGAACAAGAAAGACTTGAAAGAGAGGCCGCGGAGGCTGAGAGGAAGCGTATAGAAGACGAGGAAGCACAAGCCAGGGCAGTCCAAGAAGCAGCTGAAAAGGAAGCCGCTCTTGCAAGGAGACGGCAAGAGAAGGCAATGGCTCTTGGCGCTGAGCCAGAGAAAGGGCCTGACATTACTCGA GTTCTTATAAGATTTCCAACTGGAGAGCGCAAAGAAAGGAGATTCCACAGTTCCGCCACCATTACCTCGATATATGACTATGTTGATTCTTTGGATTGCTTGAAAGCGGAAAAGTACAGCCTAGTTTCTAATTTTCCACGGGTAACATACGGTCCTGAAAAGAACTCCCAAACGCTGGTGGAAGCAGGTTTGCACCCACAAGCAAGCCTATTTATCGAGATAGAACAATGA